Sequence from the Wielerella bovis genome:
GCGGCTTTAGAGCCTACTTTTGGCGGCATTAATTTGGAAGACATCAAAGCACCAGAATGTTTTTACATTGAACAAAAATTGCGTGAGCGTTGCAAAATCCCCGTGTTCCATGACGACCAACACGGTACTGCCATCATTACCGCCGCCGCCGCATTAAACGGTTTGCGTTTGGTGGGCAAAAAAATTGAAGATGTTACTTTGGTGTGTTCAGGCGCGGGCGCAGCGGCGATTGCCTGTGTGAATTTGTTGGTGGAATTGGGCTTGAAACGCGAAAATGTAACCATGTGCGATTCCAAAGGCGTGATTTATCAAACACGTGAAGACCGCGACCGCATGGACGAGAGCAAAGTAGCGTATGCGATTCCCGACAATGGTCAGCGTGTGTTGGCGGACGCGGTAGTCGGTAAAGATATTTTCTTGGGCTTGTCCAGCGCAAACGTGTTATCGCCTGAAATGTTGCAAACGATGGCAGACAAACCATTGGTGTTTGCGATGGCAAACCCAAATCCTGAAATCACGCCACCTGTGGCAAAAGCGGCACGTGCAGATGTGATTATCGGCACAGGTCGTTCAGATTATCCTAATCAAATCAATAATGTGTTGTGCTTCCCCTTTATTTTCCGTGGCGCATTGGATTGCGGCGCGACCACGATTAACGAAGCGATGAAAATAGCTGCCGTGCATGCGATTGCCAATTTAGCAATGGAAGAAATTACCGATGAAGTGCGCGCCGCTTATGGCAACACCGATTTGAAATTTGGTGCAGAATACCTGATTCCCACGCCGTTTGACCCACGTTTGATTGAGCGTATTGCGCCAGCCGTTGCCAAAGCCGCAGCCGAAAGCGGCGTAGCAACGCGTCCTATTAGCGATTTGGCAGCATATGCAACATCATTAACATGTAAATAAAACATATTTTCAGGCTGCCTTATTGATTTATAGGCAGCCTGAAAAATTAGGTATTTGTATTAAACCGCGTGGGCAACGAGTTGCCCACGCTGAGCTTGCTGACAGTACAGTTTATGAAAAAAATAAACGCATATCAAATATTTAGACTTGAGCTTTTTTGTTTCTCTGTAATAATATGTCCTATTCTATTTCTGGTTATGTTGCACAGTGCTAACTTTTCTTTAATTTCGTTATTAAAAGCACCTTTTACACAGTCGCGTATAATTGAAGTACAGGAGAAAATTTTGGTTAAATCATCACTAGGAAAAGGTAGTGGTCATGCTTTTTTTAAATATCAGAATAACAATTATCGTGTTCCATGTTATATAGAAATTACTCCATATATTTGCAAACCTTATGGAAAGCAAAAAGAATTAAGAAATATAATATTTTTAGAACCCTACCCTAATTCAAGAGATGTTTTAATTGTTAATGATGTGAATAATTTAGGTAATAATCAAAAGTTTTTAATCTCAAAAGAAAGACAGATTTCTTTTGTTAAGTATATTATGTTTCAGTATTATTTGATTTTTACATTAATTGGTCTTTGTTCTGTTTATTCAATATTGTTCATTATTTTTAGGAGAAAAAACCTATGAGTTGGGGTACTTCATTAAATATTATTAACCAATCGGCTGGCTATCAAGATAATAATGCTTTGTCTGTTGGAGTAAGCGCAGAGTAGGTACTCGTTATCCAAGCGGTTCAATAATATAAACTAAAATGATGTTTGAAAGTGAAATATTTCATTTCAGGCAGCCTGCAAAAAAAATAAACACATAAGGCATTGCAAAAATAATTCAGTAGATGTAAAGTGAATTTAACTTAGTGAGCAACAAAAACTCAACTTCACTTCTATTTCACAGAAACGCTAATCAACCATATTTTCAGGCTGCCTTATTGATTTTTCTATGTATAAGGCAGCCTGAAAACAATATAAACAGGAATTATATGAAAACTGCCATTATAGATTACGGCATGGGCAATCTACATTCCGTACTCAAATCGGTACAAACCGCCGCCCAATTAGCCAACGTATCCAGCCAAATTATCCTGACTTCACGCAGCGAAGATATTTTATCAGCAGATAAAATCATTTTCCCTGGACAAGGCGCAATGCCCGATTGCATGAACGCACTCAATCGCAGCGGTTTGCGCGAAGCTGTGCTAGATTCCTTGAAAAATAAGCCCTTTTTTGGCATTTGCGTGGGCGCACAATTATTGTTTGAACACAGCGAGGAAGGCGATACCGCAGGATTAGGCTGGTTTTCAGGCTGCGTGAAACGTTTTGCCAACAATCAAACCGATGCACATGGCGAACGTCTGAAAGTACCACATATGGGCTGGAACATCGTCCATCAAACCCAAGAGCATCCGTTTTTCGACGGCATCGTCCAAGATGAACGCTTTTATTTTGTACACAGCTATTATTTTGCTCCCACGCAGCCTGAAATTGTATTAGCAAACAGTGAATATCCGCACGAATTTGCGTGCATTGTCGGCAAAGATAATGTGTTTGCCACCCAGTTTCACACCGAAAAAAGCCATCATGCAGGCTTGAAACTGTTGCAAAATTTCCTAAAATGGAAAGAATAAAACAAAAAAATACATAAATTCTTACAAACACATAAATTGTTTTGTAAAATTCACACCCAAATAAATAATCTATAAATGCAGCCTGAAACACTTTTTCAGGCTGCCTTATCACGAAAGAAGTTATGCAATTAATTCCCGCGATTGATTTAAAAAATGGGCAATGCGTCCGATTGAAACAAGGATTAATGGAACAAGCAACGGTTTTTTCCGACCGCCCTGCTGATACCGCAGAACACTGGCTAACACAAGGCGCGCGCCGTTTGCACTTGGTGGATTTAGACGGTGCATTTGCAGGCGAGCCAAAAAATTTTGCTGCCATTCGTGAAATTTTATCCGCCGTATCGCGCCATATTCCCGTGCAACTAGGAGGCGGTATTCGTGATTTGCAAACCATTGAAAAATATTTAAATTTAGGTTTAAATGATGTGATTATCGGCACAGCAGCGGTTAAAAATCCAGCCTTTGTGCGCGAGGCTTGTAAAGAATTCCCGCAGCACATTATTGTGGGCTTGGATGCCAAAGAAGGCATGGTGGCGATTGATGGTTGGGCGACTGTAACCGAACATCATGTGATTGATTTAAGCAAACAATTTGAAAATGATGGTGTGAATAGCATCATCTATACCGACATTGGGCGCGATGGCATGATGAGCGGCGTGAATATTGATGCCACCGTCAAACTAGCGCAAGCCATCAATATTCCGATTATCGCTTCGGGTGGTTTAAGCAATTTAGACGACATTCGCGCTTTGTGTGAAGTGGAACAATATGGCGTAGCAGGCGCAATTACAGGGCGTGCAATTTACGAAGGTGGTATTGATTTCTCCGAAGCGCAAAATTTGGCTGACGAACTTTCGGTAGCCTGAAATTTTTTGAAGTAATTTTTTAAAGATAAGGAAATAAAAATGACTGGTGCTTTTATGTTAATCGCGTTTATTTTGGGCTTTTGGTGTATTTGGTCCGCTAACCGCGATGTCAATTCTATTGGTGAAGCATTGGGTTTCACAGTAATGGCCATTATCATCAAAGCCTTGATGGAATGGAATGGCGCACCCAATTTTGACGATAAGCTGCTGGCAACTTGGGGCATTTTATTTGTGTTTACCATTATTATTCTAGAATTGGTAGACCGTTTTTCTAACAGCATGGGTGCAAATATGGCGATTGCTGTTGTAGGTGGCGGTGGCTGGTTTGGTCTGGCTAAATATTTGTTTAGCGACGCAGGTGCAGCAAAAGTGGCAAGCTGGCTTTCCTGATTTTATTGTAATCATACAAGGGGCGGATTTTCCGTCCTTTTCTATTTTCAGGCTGCCTAATCATAAAGGCAGCCTGAAAATATAGTCGCTTAAAATAAAAATAGGACAAAGCGACCACGCCCGCCGTGTACATCTAGTACATAAGGGCGTGGACAACGCAGTAGTATTTTTAATTTTAAGCGACTATATGTTACACTTTTCATTATTTATTTTTGACTATTAAGAAAGAAAACATCATGGCTGGCAACACTTTCGGACAACTTTTCACGGTAACCACTTTTGGCGAATCACACGGCGTGGGCTTGGGCTGCATCATTGACGGCTGCCCGCCCAATTTGCCTTTGAGCGCAGACGACATTCAACACGACCTAGACCGCCGCAAACCGGGTACAAGCCGCCACGTTACCCAACGCCGTGAAGCCGACCAAGTGGAAATTTTATCGGGCGTGTTTGAAGGCAAAACCACAGGCACACCCATTGCGCTGCTCATTCGCAACACCGACCAGCGCAGCAAAGATTACGGCAACATCGCCCAACAATTCCGCCCTGGACACGCCGACTACACCTACTGGCACAAATACGGCACACGCGATTATCGTGGCGGTGGCAGAAGTTCGGCGCGTGAAACGGCAGCGCGTGTGGCGGCGGGCGCAGTGGCGAAAAAATGGTTGCGCGAACAATTTGGCACAGAAATCGTGTGCTGGGTAACGCAAGTGGGCGAAAAAGAAATTGTGTTTGAAAATGAAAATTTTATTTCGCAAAACCCATTTTTCGCCGCCAATCAATCGCAAATTGCCGAACTGGAAAATTACATGGACAGCGTTCGCAAATCGCTGGACAGCGTGGGCGCGAAATTGCACATTGAAGCGCGAAACGTGCCAGTGGGTTTGGGCGAACCCGTGTTTGACCGTTTGGACGCGGACATTGCCCACGCGCTGATGTCCATCAACGCGGTGAAAGCGGTAGAAATTGGCGATGGTTTTGATGTGGTGGCGCAACGCGGCAGCGTTCACGGTGATGAACTCACGCCCACAGGCTTTAAATCCAACCACGCAGGCGGCATTTTGGGCGGCATTTCCACAGGGCAAACGATTACGGCGAATTTTGCGATTAAACCAACCAGCTCCATTGCCACGCCACGCCAATCCATTGATATTGACGGCAATGCGGTGGAAATCGCCACGCACGGACGGCATGACCCTTGTGTTGGTTTACGCGCCGTGCCGATTGCGGAAGCGATGTTGGCTCTGGTGCTGATTGATCATGCTTTGCGAAATCGGGCACAAAATACTGATGTGCGCGTGAATACACCTAATATTGCGCGTTTGCAGAAATAAGTTTCAGACTGAGATTTTTGCAAAACCTATTCAAGCTACCTGAAAACTCATAAGTTAGATATCTGTATTCGATAATTTTTATAAATATTTATTTAGATATAGAAATGTCGGATTCAAGAAACCAACCAGTAATTTCGGGTTTTGCAAAGATTCCAGACTGCCTGAAAAAATACAAAACACCAGTATAAACATGCAATTTATGTTATTTTTTCAAATAAATTCAGATGTTTAAAAATAAACCAACCTATGACAAAAGCCAAGAAAATAAAAAAACAAAATAGTCGCCAAATATTGCTTCTAGAACGCTTATTGATTCAAAGATATACCTTACCAACCCTGTGTCTTTTCCAATAGCATTGTTCAATTCTTTGAATTAAAAACAAATTCATTCACTAAGCAAACATTTATCATTGTCATTCAAAAACTTTAGATATGAAATTGGACACAGCATTTGTGAATTATTAAACTGATAAACCATTGAAAACAAGAAATATCACTCATGATGCATATTGGTTACGCAGACAAATTGACAAATTGTTGAACGATTGTTCAGACAGCCTGAAACCCTTGCAATCCCTAAATCTTCGTATTGCTCAAAACAATAGCATGACGGAATGCGCAAATATATCCATAAATCCATTGCAACGGAACATCTAAGAAATAGGGATTCTGCAAAGGTTTCAACCTAAAAATGAAAATAACCTAAATTGTATCCATTAAATAAATATTAATGATACAAATATTTAAATAGCATACTTATTGTTCATCGTCTGTACGCTCACGATACAATACCAACAATTTGCCAATATGTTGTATTAATTGTGCATTCACAGCCGAACACAATTCCTCACCAATCAACACACGCTCTGCACGGTCATCTCCCAATACACGTACTTTAATTAACTCATGCGCACGCAACGCCGTATCCGTTTCCTGAATAACAGCCTCCGTTAAGCCCTTTTGCCCCACCATCACCACAGGATTTAAATGATGTGCACGCGCTTTCAACTCTACAATTTCTTGCTTACTCAAAGTTTTGTCATCAACCATACTATTACTTCTTTAAAAAAATTTTAGGAAATATTTGTACCACCCAATTAACGCACAATTCAAAGCCATGCAAAAAAAATAATATTATCAAAAGATACTAACTTTCCAAATCAAACATGACAAAAAATGTACTATAAAAGAGACTTTTACAAAATTTACATTATACGAGAAAACTCATCTTTCAGGCAGCCTGAAAATACCCCACATACAAAAGCACTTTCTAAAAACATGAATTATCTTAAAAATATTTTTACCAAAATCTTGCACAATCTCTACAAAACTCGCTATAATTTACCGTTTTACAACCTTGCTGCCTATTTGCATGAATTAGGCGGCTGATTTTAAACCACAAGGAAGATAACATGCGTCATTACGAAATCGTGTTTATCGTTCACCCAGACCAAAGCGAGCAAGTGCCTGCAATGGTAGAACGCTACAAAACTATGATTACCGAAGCAAGCGGTAAAATTCACCGTTTGGAAGATTGGGGTCGCCGTCAGCTGGCTTATCCAATCAATAAAATCCACAAAGCACACTATGTGTTGATGAACATTGAAGCAACACCAGCAACTATTGAGGAGTTGGAAACTGCTTTCCGTTTTAATGATGCGGTATTGCGTCATTTGACCATTCAAACTAAAGCGGCTGTAACTGAAGCATCTCCTATGATGCGTGAAGAGAAATCAAAAAATCTGATTTCAGGTGAAACAGCTAGTGAAGAAGTTGCCGAAGCATAATAATTGGAAAACCAATTTACCTTGACCGCTACTTTATATAAAGTAGATAGTTTGCGTTATACGCCTGCAGGTATACCTGTATTAGATGTGGTATTGCAACACGATAGTTGGCAAAATGAAAATGGCGCACTCTGCCAAATTAAATTTGAATTACCAGCTAAAATTATCGGTCAAAATGCTCAAGCATGGCAGCACAGGCAAGGCGAAATCGTTACCGTAAGCGGTTTTTTGGCACAAAAAAGCCAGCGTATTCTTCGCCCTATGCTGCGAATTCAAAACATTACAGAATATAAAGGTTAAAACGACATGGCTCGTCAAACATTTAAACGTCGCAAATTCTGCCGTTTTACTGCAGAAAAAATCCAAGAAGTGGATTACAAACAAGTTGATTTGCTGAAAGATTTCATTACTGAAAATGGCAAAATCATTCCTGCTCGTATTACTGGTACTAAAGCAAACTACCAACGTCAGTTGGCTGTTGCTGTGAAACGTGCTCGTTTCTTGGCTTTGTTGCCTTATACAGACCAACATAAATAATTAGGAGTACAACATTATGCAAATTATCTTGTTGGAACGCGTTGCTGGTTTGGGCAACTTGGGTGATGTGGTAACTGTTAAAAATGGTTATGCACGCAATTTCTTGATTCCTACTGCAAAAGCAAAACGTGCTACAGAAACAAACTTGAAAGAGTTTGAAGCACGACGTGCTGAATTAGAAGCAAAACAAGCTGCAATTTTAGCAGATGCACAAGCTCGTCAAGCTAAATTGGATGGTCAAACCATTACTGTGGCTCAAAAAGCGGGTGTAGATGGTCGCTTGTTCGGTTCTGTTACCAATGCAGATATTGCCGAAGCCATTAAAGCATCTGGTATCGAAGTAGTTAAATCAAACGTTCGTTTGCCAGAGGGTCCATTTAAGGCAATTGGCGAATATGAAGTAGAAATTGCATTGCATGCAGATGCTGTTGCAACAATCAAATTGATCATTATATCTGCTACAGAATAATCTGCTAAACACTCTAAGAATCAGGCAGCTTAAAAGCTGTTTATATTAAGGACTAAATCCTATATAAAATGGGATTTAGTCCTTATTTTATTTATGCAGTTGGTTAAAATATAGTGAATTCAATTTAAACCAGTACAGCGTTGCCAACTCCCTTATGTATAGATAAAGAAATTAAAATTCGGTACACAACCAAGTAAAATAAAAAAACAAAGAGTGAATGCAATCCAATAACCAATCTTGACGTAAATGTTTAATCCAAGCCCAAGTGTGCTCAATTAAATTCAAATCAGGACAGTATGGCGGTAACCATAAAATCACATGCCCTGATAAAACAATAAGCTCTTGAATGTCCTGGCGTTTGTGAAAAGTCGCATTATCCATAACCAAAACACTGTTAGGTGGTAATTGTGGCAGTAAAACGTTTTGAACCCATGAATAAAACACATCTGAATTGATGCTGAATTCATACAAACCCACTGCAATCAATTGATTTTGGTACAGTGCGCCAATGGCATTGGTTGTGTTTTTGATTTGCCAGTTGTGATTGCCATGACAAACTTGTCCTCTTGGCGCATAGGCATAAGGACGATAAGTTTGGTTTTTAAAACCACTTTCATCAATATAAACAATAGGACGTTTCTCTTGCTCATACTGTTGTTTTAATGAGAGAAATTGTTCAATTGTTTCGGGTTGAGCTTTGGGGTGTTTAAGAATCTTTTTTTTGAGTGATTTTTAGCCGTTTAAGTGCCACACCAATGGCTCTTTGTGAACAGTTAAAGCGAACAGCGCGTTCTCTTTGAAAATCATCAGGAAATTGTTCTACGTCTTTTCGCAATAATTCATCATTGATTTTATTGGTTCTTTTGGGGTAGGGTTTACGTTCAATGCATTTTTTCCATAGTTGAATGGTACTGCGACTGATGCCATATTCCGCTGCCAATTCACGGTAGCTGTAACCCGAATTTAATTTTTCTAAAATCATTTGGCGATAATCTTGTGAATAAGCCATAACTGTTCTCCTGTGTGTACCGTTTATTTAATTCTACACCTATATAGTGGATTCAATTTAAATTAGGACAAGGTGACAGCGATTACCATGCACAAAAAACATAAAGGGAATGATAAAACGGTATTATTTTGATTTAAAAAACAATCATATTTAAGAATTCAAATATGTACTATGTGTACACGGCAGTCTCTGTCGCCTTGTCCTGATTTAAATTGAATCCACTATAACAAAAATTTCGGGCTGAAACCTTTGCAAAACCCGATTTTTTGAACTTTTTTGAAAAATAAATTTCTTAAAATTCAAAAAATTAAAATTTTTAAATATCAAATTTTAGGAGTTTTGCAAAGGTTTCAGGCTGCCTTTTGATTTTATTGCGCGATTTGTTGCGCTGCTGTTTCTAAACCTGCATTCAAACTATCCAGCATTGCGCCATAACCATCGCCTTGCTGTGGCGTGTTCACAGAAAATGCACGGCGTG
This genomic interval carries:
- a CDS encoding phosphate transporter, with amino-acid sequence MTGAFMLIAFILGFWCIWSANRDVNSIGEALGFTVMAIIIKALMEWNGAPNFDDKLLATWGILFVFTIIILELVDRFSNSMGANMAIAVVGGGGWFGLAKYLFSDAGAAKVASWLS
- the hisH gene encoding imidazole glycerol phosphate synthase subunit HisH, which translates into the protein MKTAIIDYGMGNLHSVLKSVQTAAQLANVSSQIILTSRSEDILSADKIIFPGQGAMPDCMNALNRSGLREAVLDSLKNKPFFGICVGAQLLFEHSEEGDTAGLGWFSGCVKRFANNQTDAHGERLKVPHMGWNIVHQTQEHPFFDGIVQDERFYFVHSYYFAPTQPEIVLANSEYPHEFACIVGKDNVFATQFHTEKSHHAGLKLLQNFLKWKE
- the priB gene encoding primosomal replication protein N, whose amino-acid sequence is MENQFTLTATLYKVDSLRYTPAGIPVLDVVLQHDSWQNENGALCQIKFELPAKIIGQNAQAWQHRQGEIVTVSGFLAQKSQRILRPMLRIQNITEYKG
- the rplI gene encoding 50S ribosomal protein L9, which encodes MQIILLERVAGLGNLGDVVTVKNGYARNFLIPTAKAKRATETNLKEFEARRAELEAKQAAILADAQARQAKLDGQTITVAQKAGVDGRLFGSVTNADIAEAIKASGIEVVKSNVRLPEGPFKAIGEYEVEIALHADAVATIKLIIISATE
- the yhbY gene encoding ribosome assembly RNA-binding protein YhbY, yielding MVDDKTLSKQEIVELKARAHHLNPVVMVGQKGLTEAVIQETDTALRAHELIKVRVLGDDRAERVLIGEELCSAVNAQLIQHIGKLLVLYRERTDDEQ
- the rpsR gene encoding 30S ribosomal protein S18; translated protein: MARQTFKRRKFCRFTAEKIQEVDYKQVDLLKDFITENGKIIPARITGTKANYQRQLAVAVKRARFLALLPYTDQHK
- the aroC gene encoding chorismate synthase; its protein translation is MAGNTFGQLFTVTTFGESHGVGLGCIIDGCPPNLPLSADDIQHDLDRRKPGTSRHVTQRREADQVEILSGVFEGKTTGTPIALLIRNTDQRSKDYGNIAQQFRPGHADYTYWHKYGTRDYRGGGRSSARETAARVAAGAVAKKWLREQFGTEIVCWVTQVGEKEIVFENENFISQNPFFAANQSQIAELENYMDSVRKSLDSVGAKLHIEARNVPVGLGEPVFDRLDADIAHALMSINAVKAVEIGDGFDVVAQRGSVHGDELTPTGFKSNHAGGILGGISTGQTITANFAIKPTSSIATPRQSIDIDGNAVEIATHGRHDPCVGLRAVPIAEAMLALVLIDHALRNRAQNTDVRVNTPNIARLQK
- the rpsF gene encoding 30S ribosomal protein S6, with protein sequence MRHYEIVFIVHPDQSEQVPAMVERYKTMITEASGKIHRLEDWGRRQLAYPINKIHKAHYVLMNIEATPATIEELETAFRFNDAVLRHLTIQTKAAVTEASPMMREEKSKNLISGETASEEVAEA
- a CDS encoding malic enzyme-like NAD(P)-binding protein, yielding MNKEQFKQAALDFHEFPVAGKISVVPTKSLATQQDLALAYSPGVAEPCLEIEKNPQDAYRYTAKGNLVAVISNGTAVLGLGNIGALASKPVMEGKGVLFNKFAGIDVFDIEINETDPDKLVDIIAALEPTFGGINLEDIKAPECFYIEQKLRERCKIPVFHDDQHGTAIITAAAALNGLRLVGKKIEDVTLVCSGAGAAAIACVNLLVELGLKRENVTMCDSKGVIYQTREDRDRMDESKVAYAIPDNGQRVLADAVVGKDIFLGLSSANVLSPEMLQTMADKPLVFAMANPNPEITPPVAKAARADVIIGTGRSDYPNQINNVLCFPFIFRGALDCGATTINEAMKIAAVHAIANLAMEEITDEVRAAYGNTDLKFGAEYLIPTPFDPRLIERIAPAVAKAAAESGVATRPISDLAAYATSLTCK
- a CDS encoding IS630 family transposase, translating into MLKHPKAQPETIEQFLSLKQQYEQEKRPIVYIDESGFKNQTYRPYAYAPRGQVCHGNHNWQIKNTTNAIGALYQNQLIAVGLYEFSINSDVFYSWVQNVLLPQLPPNSVLVMDNATFHKRQDIQELIVLSGHVILWLPPYCPDLNLIEHTWAWIKHLRQDWLLDCIHSLFFYFTWLCTEF
- a CDS encoding IS630 transposase-related protein, producing the protein MAYSQDYRQMILEKLNSGYSYRELAAEYGISRSTIQLWKKCIERKPYPKRTNKINDELLRKDVEQFPDDFQRERAVRFNCSQRAIGVALKRLKITQKKDS
- the hisA gene encoding 1-(5-phosphoribosyl)-5-[(5-phosphoribosylamino)methylideneamino]imidazole-4-carboxamide isomerase, which encodes MQLIPAIDLKNGQCVRLKQGLMEQATVFSDRPADTAEHWLTQGARRLHLVDLDGAFAGEPKNFAAIREILSAVSRHIPVQLGGGIRDLQTIEKYLNLGLNDVIIGTAAVKNPAFVREACKEFPQHIIVGLDAKEGMVAIDGWATVTEHHVIDLSKQFENDGVNSIIYTDIGRDGMMSGVNIDATVKLAQAINIPIIASGGLSNLDDIRALCEVEQYGVAGAITGRAIYEGGIDFSEAQNLADELSVA